AGCTAGTGGCCTAGCCACTGAATGAGAGGGGATGTTACTCAGGGATAGAACTTCCATGCAAGATTCAGCCTCTGGGGTCTGCATTTTAAAAGATCTCAGGTAGAAGGGTTGGGAACCACTTTGAAGTGCTGCTGCCACTTAGAGCAGATACTACTGGGCTCAGGGGCCCGATGATTTGACACGGAAGAAGGTAGCTTCACATGCTCATATTATTCTGGTTGTTAGTCGGCCATTTGTTTGTTCAGGTTGATCGGTTAATGTTCCATCAGTTGGAATAAATCACTCCAAGGTGGTTTCTTGATAACTGGGGATCTTTCACATTGGAATGAGATACTGATCAGTGATTGGAAGAATTTATTTTCTAAACTCCCTTAGCAGTTTAGCAGtgacagaaggagaggagaggagaggagagagagagagagagggttgtGATATTATTCAGGGTGTTAGATCTGCCTCTGTGTGTGGAAGCCTCATATTCCACTTGCGTATCTGTAAATAAAGCAACTATCTCAAAGATATCACAAGACTCTAGTGGTCTCTCATGCCACGGATATGCTCAGGTGGGTTTTCAGCCTCCACTTGAACACCTGCAGCGAAGTAGAGTCCATAATCCCCCACaatgggctggggatgatgggtgctgtagtctaacaacgtctggggatgcaagtttgagaacccctgcccaaGGGGATTgattccattgtcaaactgctcttaccatcTAGAAATTTCTCCTTACATTCAACCAAAATCTATCAAACTGTAAGTTAAACCCTCTGGGATCCTGCCCCAGAATATTTACCCTCTTTTACATGACTGCCATTGAAGTCAGTAGGTTGGTTTTCACGGTCATTAATTGTGTCGGAGAAGCTTCCTACCCATTGTCTGAtcatctgtgagtaaaaagcaagggaggagggggaggaagtgataatTGCTAACCAGCAGCTGGGCTGGAGGGCACCTTCCTACCTAGTAGCTGTCCTTCAATGAGGTGGGATGAAAAGCCCTCTCACCCAGTTGCTGCTTTGGCGATtatcacttcctcttcctcctcctgtcttGCACACTGCTCCCAGCATTGGGTAGCCTGCACTAACCGCACAGCTGATATGTCACTGGTTGGCTCAGGCAGACATTGTTGGAGTGCTGGAGCTGTAGAATCTGAGATTCTAACCAGCCTGgtcccacagcagccaatagccaggaattatgggaattgtaggctaatatctgcaggagggctgaagttcagAAGCCCTGGTGTGGACAATTCTGagtttgatggatggatggatgggtttgtttgtttgtttgttacatttatatcccacgcccagagcagtgtaccacatacttgagtttctcctcacaacaaccctgtgaagtagattaggctgagagagaagtgactggcccagagtcacccagctattatcatggctgaatggggagttgaactcgggtctccccggtcctagtccagcactctaaccactataccatgctggctcttgatgAGCCAATGGACTGATGTGGTATAAAGTAGCTGACTATGATCCACATATCCTCATCAAAATCTCTGGAATAACATCATTGGGAAGGGGCAGAGAAGTTTTAGTTTTTACTCACATCAGGCCAGTTGGAATCTCAAATTCCATAGGGCAGGGGTTTTCAAGCTTGGGTCATCAGATGTTGTCAAATGacagctcccaccatctccagcctaTCAACCATTGTGatagggggttatgggagttgttctccaacatttggggacctaaggttgataACCCCTGCCATAAGGCAATTTCACAGAGGTGACATTTGGGGGCACCTTGCCTACCAAGCGATAGATATACAAAGGAGGCTTATAGATTTCCCTTGCTTTACACAATCTCTTCCCCTCATAGGCCCATCCATGGATTCCAGCGGACAGACAAAAACCCAAAGTTGTCGAAAAATCCTTACCTTAGTTTTCCTCCAGGTCATAATCAGTACAGTATTCTTTGCTTATATCCGAAACTTCAGGAGTGCAGAATCTGAGGTGTCTGCTTCCCCCATACAAGCAGTACCTAAAAATTGTTCCATCATTGAGAAGGAAACCTCAAACCACACCATCCTGCTATGGACATGGCCATTTGGGATGCGTTCCACTATCGAAAAGTGTTCCAAGCTCCTGGGCATCCCAGATTGTCACATCACAGCTGATCGCAGCTGGTACCACAAAGCTGATGCGGTCATCATTCACCACCGTGATGTGTGCTCTAGTCCGAGGCAGCTGCCCCAAATGCCAAGGCCACCTTTTCAGCGTTGGATTTGGTTCAATCTGGAATCTCCCAGCCACACCCCCAACCTGGGCTTCATGGACAATCACTTCAACCTCACCATTTCCTACCGGAGAGACTCAGATATCTTCAGCCCTTATGGATGGCTGGAGGTCCTCAAAGACCCATGGAACATCACCATTCCACCCAAGTCCAAACTAGTGGCCTGGGCTATCAGTAACTGGAATCCAGCCTCCCGCCGTGTGAAATACTACGGGGAGTTGAAAAAGTACATCCAAGTGGATGTATATGGACAAGGCCACATGACTCTACCTCGAGACAAACATCTGTCCACTTTATCCCAGTATAAGTTCTACCTGGCCTTTGAGAACTCCATCCATGAGGACTACATCACTGAAAAGCTCTGGAAGAACTCCTTGCTCTCGGGAGCTGTGCCTGTGGTGTGTGGACCACCACGGAAGAACTATGAGCGTTTTTTGCCCCCAGATGCCTTCATTCATATTGATGACTTCCCGTCAGCTAAAGACTTGGCCAACTTCCTAAAAGAACTGGATAGGAATGCAACAAGATACCAAAGTTACTTTCAGTGGCGAACGTGGTTAAAGCCCATTGGGCAGACATCCTTCAATCATCACTATTGCAAAGCATGCCGAGCTTTACAGACAACCTCAATCCAATTCAAGACCGTCCCCGAGTTGAGCAAATGGTTCAAGTGAGCTAGAGACCTCTTGTGTTGGACTTGACTTCTTCAAAGGACAGCATTTTAAAACTATCTAACTTCCTGAGGAACAGTTGATAAGCATCATCGAGATGTCCCCAGCTCTTAAATGGATCTCACAAGGATTAGGAGACACTGGTGAAAGAATGGAGGTGGACTGTTGAGAGACGTGGTTGTGACTGCAGTGTTCTCAGCTTTCCTAGCCCACATTTTCCAGGAAGTGGAaggtgaggccattcacacaacctactgggtgggtgggctggaaggtttgcaaaccttgccttccccccagatgattgtacAGTGCTTGATGGGAGTGCAGAGTGTgttcccacacaatccatgctgttcTGTGCACCACGGAGCAAGGCAGATTGTTGTAAGactgggattagggatgtgcatggaccggtctggaggccattatagaggcctccaaactggttcgaaattGGGCTGGTCCGGTGGTgggggtgtctccctttaagggcgggcgtgttgcatttacccctcccactgctttgccCTCGCTGGCATTCTGTTTCTGTGAaaggttttgggggcggcagcatttcttcctgccgcccctgcccccgttcttgtccggaaataccagaagtaatTAGCTTGTGTGTGTCCGCTGCGCATGTCACTTGCTGCATGCGCATTCAAGAAAAAGTCTGAGAACTAACCAGGCTAACTCCTCTCCTCCAAAGAATGTGAGAATTGTCCACAAAATTGTAAGTAGCCATCTTGGCATATTCGAGGGAAAGTCCAAAA
Above is a window of Hemicordylus capensis ecotype Gifberg chromosome 2, rHemCap1.1.pri, whole genome shotgun sequence DNA encoding:
- the LOC128346266 gene encoding 3-galactosyl-N-acetylglucosaminide 4-alpha-L-fucosyltransferase FUT3-like; the protein is MDSSGQTKTQSCRKILTLVFLQVIISTVFFAYIRNFRSAESEVSASPIQAVPKNCSIIEKETSNHTILLWTWPFGMRSTIEKCSKLLGIPDCHITADRSWYHKADAVIIHHRDVCSSPRQLPQMPRPPFQRWIWFNLESPSHTPNLGFMDNHFNLTISYRRDSDIFSPYGWLEVLKDPWNITIPPKSKLVAWAISNWNPASRRVKYYGELKKYIQVDVYGQGHMTLPRDKHLSTLSQYKFYLAFENSIHEDYITEKLWKNSLLSGAVPVVCGPPRKNYERFLPPDAFIHIDDFPSAKDLANFLKELDRNATRYQSYFQWRTWLKPIGQTSFNHHYCKACRALQTTSIQFKTVPELSKWFK